Proteins from a single region of Salvelinus fontinalis isolate EN_2023a chromosome 15, ASM2944872v1, whole genome shotgun sequence:
- the LOC129811742 gene encoding homeobox protein SIX6: MFQLPILNFSPQQVAGVCETLEESGDIERLGRFLWSLPVAPAACEVLNKNESVLRARAIVAYHTGNFRELYHILENHKFTKESHTKLQALWLEAHYQEAEKLRGRPLGPVDKYRVRKKFPLPRTIWDGEQKTHCFKERTRHLLREWYLQDPYPNPSKKRELAQATGLTPTQVGNWFKNRRQRDRAAAAKNRLQQQGMSQGSVRSLADDDGTVDRLGPASSPEASLSSKAATSAISITSSDSECDI; this comes from the exons ATGTTTCAGCTGCCTATCTTGAATTTTAGCCCCCAGCAGGTTGCGGGGGTTTGCGAGACTCTGGAAGAGAGCGGGGACATTGAGCGCCTCGGTCGCTTCCTCTGGTCTCTGCCCGTTGCCCCAGCTGCCTGCGAGGTCCTCAACAAGAATGAGTCGGTGCTTAGGGCGCGGGCCATCGTGGCCTACCACACCGGGAATTTCCGAGAACTCTACCACATTCTGGAGAACCACAAGTTCACCAAAGAGTCTCACACTAAACTACAGGCCCTGTGGCTCGAGGCGCACTACCAGGAGGCGGAGAAGCTGCGGGGCCGCCCGCTAGGGCCAGTGGACAAATACAGGGTGCGGAAGAAGTTCCCTCTACCCAGAACGATATGGGACGGAGAGCAAAAGACCCACTGCTTCAAGGAGAGAACCCGACATTTGTTACGAGAATGGTACTTGCAGGATCCTTACCCGAACCCGAGCAAAAAGAGGGAGCTCGCGCAGGCTACTGGACTTACTCCCACACAAGTGGGAAACTGGTTCAAAAATCGTAGACAAAGGGATAGAGCGGCGGCTGCGAAAAATAG GCTACAACAGCAAGGGATGTCCCAAGGCTCGGTTCGGTCTTTGGCAGATGATGATGGAACCGTCGATCGACTCGGTCCCGCCTCTAGTCCCGAGGCAAGTTTGTCAAGCAAAGCCGCCACCTCGGCTATCTCGATCACTTCCAGCGACAGCGAATGTGACATCTAA